In the Pan paniscus chromosome 8, NHGRI_mPanPan1-v2.0_pri, whole genome shotgun sequence genome, one interval contains:
- the LOC100970195 gene encoding eukaryotic translation initiation factor 3 subunit L-like yields the protein MSRCMHCWPLPSRCTISIDESIHLQRWDKYSDKMLCMQKGDPEVYEELFSYFCPKFLSPVVPNYDNVHPNYHKEPFLQQRKVFSDEVQQQAQLSTIRSFLKLYTTMPVAKLAGFLDLTEQEFRIQLPVFKHKLKNLVWTSSITTLDDEFQSASEVDFYIDKDMIHIMDTKVARRYGNFFIRQIHKFEELNRTLKKMGQRP from the coding sequence ATGAGCAGATGCATGCACTGCTGGCCATTGCCCTCACGATGTACCATTAGTATCGATGAGAGCATTCACCTCCAGCGGTGGGATAAATACAGCGACAAGATGCTGTGCATGCAGAAAGGTGACCCAGAAGTCTATGAAGAACTTTTCAGTTACTTCTGCCCCAAGTTCCTGTCGCCTGTAGTGCCCAACTACGATAATGTGCACCCCAACTACCACAAAGAGCCCTTCCTGCAGCAGCGGAAGGTGTTTTCTGATGAAGTACAGCAGCAGGCCCAGCTTTCAACCATCCGCAGCTTCCTCAAGCtctacaccaccatgcctgtggCCAAGCTGGCTGGCTTCCTGGACCTCACAGAGCAGGAGTTCAGGATCCAGCTTCCTGTCTTCAAACACAAATTGAAGAACCTGgtgtggaccagcagcatcacaaCCCTGGATGATGAATTTCAGTCAGCCTCAGAGGTTGACTTCTACATTGATAAGGACATGATCCACATCATGGACACCAAGGTCGCCAGGCGCTATGGGAATTTCTTCATCCGTCAGATCCACAAATTCGAGGAGCTGAATCGAACCCTGAAGAAGATGGGACAGAGACCCTGA